One stretch of Danio rerio strain Tuebingen ecotype United States chromosome 6, GRCz12tu, whole genome shotgun sequence DNA includes these proteins:
- the mtrf1 gene encoding peptide chain release factor 1, mitochondrial yields the protein MFDMYQGFASYKNWDFELFNYTPAEYGGLHHASVRVSGECVFRWLKFEGGTHRVQRIPEVGLSSRMQRIHTGTMTVIVLPQMEEVDIDIAPKDLRIDTFRSRGAGGQHVNTTDSAVRLVHLPTGTVSECQQFRSQLKNRETALRVLRARLHQCMMGQQREQTHTARRLQVGTRAQSERIRTYNFTQDRVTDHRIGFVTRDIKEFMRGAEGLEDLLRLLQENQDREELLKLLKDNS from the exons ATGTTCGACATGTATCAGGGCTTTGCTTCTTATAAAAACTGGGACTTTGAGCTCTTCAATTACACTCCGGCTGAATACG gaggtCTCCATCACGCCTCTGTGCGTGTCTCTGGCGAGTGTGTTTTCCGTTGGCTGAAGTTTGAGGGTGGCACACACCGAGTGCAGAGGATCCCTGAAGTGGGTTTATCGTCCCGCATGCAGCGCATTCACACTGGCACCATGACGGTCATCGTGCTGCCGCAGATGGAGGAG GTGGACATTGATATCGCACCTAAAGACCTGCGGATCGACACCTTCAGATCTCGCGGTGCCGGCGGTCAACATGTGAACACCACCGACAGCGCCGTCCGGCTCGTACACCTGCCCACAG GAACCGTGTCTGAGTGCCAGCAGTTCCGCTCTCAGCTGAAGAACCGCGAGACGGCTCTGCGTGTGTTGCGCGCACGACTGCACCAGTGCATGATGGGACAGCAGCGGGAGCAGACACACACCGCTCGCAGACTGCAG GTGGGTACGCGGGCTCAGTCAGAGAGGATTCGCACTTATAACTTCACCCAGGATCGAGTGACGGACCACAGGATTGGTTTTGTGACGAGAGACATCAAG gagtTCATGCGTGGAGCTGAAGGTTTGGAGGATTTGTTACGGCTCCTGCAGGAGAACCAGGATAGAGAAGAACTGCTGAAACTGCTGAAGGAcaacagctga
- the LOC100330805 gene encoding uncharacterized protein isoform X1: MNTQTSRTSAENKRRTVLKDNSWIRRNTEQEEAVDDDPNFGRVVLGQVKPAEVDSQSVSADQTAGNSGTSFCSLSKRFSGSQELLSKGGTNTSSTKSAVTVPPSPTKPPVPAKKPALNMSPNAQSSFTAKVFSANSNSKTLSPVKSSFGEKFPEVTAASPSTNGISSSSSSSALSATSTSSSVKSSAVTTPVNQTVNTQSSSVKSSVVTTPVNQTVNTQSRTSITNTKTSVLEDWTPAKPADKPSVSLKTSDVSYSPTRSSPSAVTVNTRYSYRSDSAPLDELSDSLLSGSVYSQPVRSQTQTRSVYSEFPADSASLSSSLESSRPMSSRDLCSVCGKAMAGGERMILEELKINSHTSCFRCAVCRCDLGSLEAGKSLWVYRERVNCSNCYSKVRGQWYI; this comes from the exons ATGAACACACAGACCAGCAGAACCA GTGCAGAAAACAAGAGGAGAACCGTCCTGAAAGACAACAGCTGGATCAGACGAAACACAGAGCAGGAGGAGGCTGTAGa cgaTGACCCAAACTTTGGCAGAGTGGTCCTGGGTCAGGTGAAGCCTGCAGAAGTGGACAG CCAATCAGTGTCGGCAGATCAGACCGCCGGGAATTCTGGGACGTCCTTCTGCTCCTTGAGCAAGAG GTTCAGTGGCAGTCAGGAGCTGCTCAGTAAGGGCGG CACAAACACATCCAGCACTAAGAGCGCAGTGACCGTTCCACCATCGCCCACCAAACCGCCCGTCCCTGCCAA GAAACCAGCGCTCAACATGTCACCAAATGCTCAGTCCAGCTTCACTGCCAAAGTCTTCTCAGCAAACTCCAACAGCAAAAC ATTGAGTCCTGTTAAATCGTCATTTGGTGAGAAGTTTCCTGAGGTCACTGCAGCGTCTCCATCTACCAATGG CatctcatcttcatcatcatcctcagcTTTATCAGCCACTTCCACTTCAAG CAGTGTGAAGAGTTCTGCTGTCACGACTCCTGTAAATCAGACAGTGAATACCCAGAGCAG CAGTGTGAAGAGTTCTGTTGTCACGACTCCTGTAAATCAGACAGTGAATACCCAGAGCAG GACGAGCATCACTAACACTAAAACATCAGTTCTGGAGGACTGGACTCCTGCCAAACCTGCAGACAAGCCCTCAGTGAGCCTGAAGACCAG TGATGTGAGTTATTCTCCCACACGCTCATCTCCATCAGCCGTGACTGTGAACACACGCTACAGCTACCGGAGCGACAG TGCTCCACTGGATGAGCTCTCTGATTCGCTGCTGTCTGGAAGTGTGTACTCGCAACCTGTCCGATCACA AACTCAAACCAGGAGCGTTTATTCAGAGTTCCCGGCTGATTCTGCCTCTCTCAGCTCTTCTCTGGAGTCcagcag gccgaTGAGCAGCCGAGACCTGTGTTCTGTGTGTGGGAAAGCCATGGCTGGAGGAGAACGCATGATCCTGGAGGAGCTGAAGATCAACAGCCACACGTCCTGCTTCAGG tgtgccGTGTGTCGCTGTGATCTGGGCAGTCTGGAAGCAGGAAAGTCTCTGTGGGTTTACCGTGAGCGAGTGAACTGCTCAAACTGCTACAGTAAAGTCAGAG
- the LOC100330805 gene encoding uncharacterized protein isoform X2, which translates to MNTQTSRTSAENKRRTVLKDNSWIRRNTEQEEAVDDDPNFGRVVLGQVKPAEVDSQSVSADQTAGNSGTSFCSLSKRFSGSQELLSKGGTNTSSTKSAVTVPPSPTKPPVPAKKPALNMSPNAQSSFTAKVFSANSNSKTLSPVKSSFGEKFPEVTAASPSTNGISSSSSSSALSATSTSSVKSSAVTTPVNQTVNTQSSSVKSSVVTTPVNQTVNTQSRTSITNTKTSVLEDWTPAKPADKPSVSLKTSDVSYSPTRSSPSAVTVNTRYSYRSDSAPLDELSDSLLSGSVYSQPVRSQTQTRSVYSEFPADSASLSSSLESSRPMSSRDLCSVCGKAMAGGERMILEELKINSHTSCFRCAVCRCDLGSLEAGKSLWVYRERVNCSNCYSKVRGQWYI; encoded by the exons ATGAACACACAGACCAGCAGAACCA GTGCAGAAAACAAGAGGAGAACCGTCCTGAAAGACAACAGCTGGATCAGACGAAACACAGAGCAGGAGGAGGCTGTAGa cgaTGACCCAAACTTTGGCAGAGTGGTCCTGGGTCAGGTGAAGCCTGCAGAAGTGGACAG CCAATCAGTGTCGGCAGATCAGACCGCCGGGAATTCTGGGACGTCCTTCTGCTCCTTGAGCAAGAG GTTCAGTGGCAGTCAGGAGCTGCTCAGTAAGGGCGG CACAAACACATCCAGCACTAAGAGCGCAGTGACCGTTCCACCATCGCCCACCAAACCGCCCGTCCCTGCCAA GAAACCAGCGCTCAACATGTCACCAAATGCTCAGTCCAGCTTCACTGCCAAAGTCTTCTCAGCAAACTCCAACAGCAAAAC ATTGAGTCCTGTTAAATCGTCATTTGGTGAGAAGTTTCCTGAGGTCACTGCAGCGTCTCCATCTACCAATGG CatctcatcttcatcatcatcctcagcTTTATCAGCCACTTCCACTTCAAG TGTGAAGAGTTCTGCTGTCACGACTCCTGTAAATCAGACAGTGAATACCCAGAGCAG CAGTGTGAAGAGTTCTGTTGTCACGACTCCTGTAAATCAGACAGTGAATACCCAGAGCAG GACGAGCATCACTAACACTAAAACATCAGTTCTGGAGGACTGGACTCCTGCCAAACCTGCAGACAAGCCCTCAGTGAGCCTGAAGACCAG TGATGTGAGTTATTCTCCCACACGCTCATCTCCATCAGCCGTGACTGTGAACACACGCTACAGCTACCGGAGCGACAG TGCTCCACTGGATGAGCTCTCTGATTCGCTGCTGTCTGGAAGTGTGTACTCGCAACCTGTCCGATCACA AACTCAAACCAGGAGCGTTTATTCAGAGTTCCCGGCTGATTCTGCCTCTCTCAGCTCTTCTCTGGAGTCcagcag gccgaTGAGCAGCCGAGACCTGTGTTCTGTGTGTGGGAAAGCCATGGCTGGAGGAGAACGCATGATCCTGGAGGAGCTGAAGATCAACAGCCACACGTCCTGCTTCAGG tgtgccGTGTGTCGCTGTGATCTGGGCAGTCTGGAAGCAGGAAAGTCTCTGTGGGTTTACCGTGAGCGAGTGAACTGCTCAAACTGCTACAGTAAAGTCAGAG